In the genome of Solibacillus silvestris, one region contains:
- a CDS encoding fatty acid-binding protein DegV, translating to MNKKIAWITDTAALLPERFIQEHSIHVLALNIVFEEGALRETVDMTHDEFYDKLRNSPKHPKTSQPAFGEHVALYEKLKDQGYDCAIAIHTSEQLSGTVSSAPMAAEQAGFKSYVIDAKIGSYPMQVMLALGIELENQGHAPEVIVEKIEAMRGKAELAFIPASLEQLHKSGRVSGMAMFLSNLLNIKLVIEYNKEGGVEVTKKVRADNRAKKVVIEKLERAILKSPVKEVAIIHCNNEAGAIEWKKELLKAFPSIQFTPTPLSACVGVHAGEGTLGLTWIRE from the coding sequence ATGAACAAAAAAATTGCATGGATTACAGATACGGCAGCATTATTACCAGAACGTTTTATTCAAGAACACTCAATTCATGTGCTTGCATTGAACATCGTTTTTGAGGAAGGTGCTCTTCGTGAAACAGTGGACATGACGCACGATGAATTTTACGATAAATTAAGAAATTCACCAAAACATCCGAAAACATCTCAGCCAGCATTCGGCGAACATGTGGCATTGTATGAAAAACTAAAAGATCAAGGGTATGACTGTGCCATTGCCATTCATACTTCAGAACAACTATCAGGAACAGTATCAAGTGCTCCAATGGCTGCAGAACAGGCAGGTTTCAAAAGCTATGTCATTGACGCAAAAATTGGTTCATATCCAATGCAAGTGATGCTGGCTCTCGGGATAGAGCTTGAAAATCAAGGACATGCACCAGAAGTAATCGTTGAGAAAATTGAAGCAATGCGTGGTAAGGCGGAACTTGCTTTCATCCCTGCTAGCTTGGAGCAATTGCATAAAAGTGGACGTGTATCAGGAATGGCCATGTTCCTTAGTAATTTACTGAATATTAAACTCGTAATTGAATACAATAAAGAAGGCGGCGTTGAGGTAACGAAAAAAGTACGCGCTGATAATCGTGCCAAAAAAGTGGTCATCGAAAAACTTGAACGTGCCATTTTAAAGTCACCTGTAAAGGAAGTAGCAATTATTCACTGTAATAATGAAGCAGGGGCCATCGAGTGGAAAAAAGAGTTGTTGAAGGCTTTTCCATCAATTCAATTTACTCCAACACCGCTTTCTGCCTGTGTAGGTGTCCATGCGGGTGAAGGAACATTAGGTTTGACATGGATACGAGAATAA
- a CDS encoding glutathione peroxidase, which yields MNIYDIPVKTEKGEQYELDRYKGQVMMIVNTASKCGFTNQFTQLEELYEKYKEEGFVVLGFPSDQFKQELSSGEEAAEFCRLDYGVTFPMHEMVKVNGTEAHPLFKHLSSEAKGLLGQSVKWNFTKFLVDRDGNVIKRYAPQDSPTKAENDIAKLL from the coding sequence ATGAATATTTACGATATTCCTGTTAAGACAGAAAAAGGCGAGCAATATGAATTAGATCGATATAAAGGCCAAGTAATGATGATTGTCAACACCGCAAGCAAGTGCGGATTTACAAATCAGTTTACACAGCTGGAAGAATTATACGAAAAATATAAGGAAGAAGGATTTGTCGTACTCGGCTTCCCTTCCGACCAATTTAAACAGGAATTGTCTTCCGGTGAGGAAGCTGCCGAATTTTGCCGCTTGGATTACGGTGTAACGTTCCCGATGCACGAAATGGTAAAAGTGAACGGTACAGAAGCCCATCCATTATTTAAACATTTATCTTCCGAAGCAAAAGGTCTTTTAGGACAATCGGTAAAGTGGAATTTCACGAAGTTTTTAGTCGACCGTGATGGGAATGTCATTAAACGTTATGCACCACAAGATTCACCGACAAAAGCAGAAAACGATATTGCAAAACTACTTTAA
- a CDS encoding RNA polymerase subunit sigma-70, with the protein MEIEKLIDTYSDYLYRIAFIYTKDRLAAEEVVQDVFVNYYHKSDQFEQKASIKTYLVKMTINRSYDYLRSWKNKKFFIAQFFQQYEKGAEQIYVEKELQGEITAAVLSLPVKDREVLLLYYYEEMTVFEIAELLELAVSTVKSRLQRARVKLKPKLSVEVMDDD; encoded by the coding sequence GTGGAAATTGAGAAGCTAATTGATACATACAGTGACTATTTGTACCGCATTGCTTTTATCTATACAAAGGATCGTTTAGCAGCTGAAGAAGTTGTTCAAGACGTATTTGTAAACTATTATCATAAATCCGATCAGTTTGAACAGAAAGCATCGATTAAAACATATTTAGTGAAAATGACGATTAACCGCAGCTATGATTATTTACGAAGCTGGAAAAATAAGAAGTTCTTTATTGCTCAGTTTTTTCAGCAATATGAAAAAGGTGCAGAACAAATCTATGTCGAGAAGGAATTACAAGGTGAAATAACCGCTGCTGTACTTTCGTTACCGGTTAAAGATCGGGAAGTATTATTACTCTATTATTATGAGGAGATGACTGTTTTTGAAATCGCCGAGTTATTAGAGTTGGCAGTATCGACTGTAAAATCGCGATTGCAGCGGGCAAGAGTAAAATTAAAGCCAAAATTAAGCGTGGAGGTGATGGATGATGATTAA
- a CDS encoding transcriptional regulator, with translation MIPKDKHDIAAVEKLGTMEVESVIPLLPQLLEWVQDMNWPIAEPMVELLLHYPNELTPLVEEVLLGDDDMWIYWCLVAIVPRLPFYSKLVLANAVEQIATMEKTPFTEDNIEAAKEALLSFQP, from the coding sequence ATGATTCCAAAAGATAAACATGATATTGCAGCAGTAGAGAAACTGGGGACAATGGAAGTAGAGTCGGTCATTCCATTATTGCCGCAGCTGCTTGAATGGGTGCAAGATATGAACTGGCCGATCGCCGAGCCAATGGTAGAACTGCTGCTTCATTATCCCAATGAACTAACACCACTTGTTGAAGAGGTGCTGCTTGGAGATGATGATATGTGGATTTACTGGTGTCTTGTGGCGATTGTACCGAGGCTGCCATTTTATTCGAAGCTCGTTTTGGCAAATGCTGTGGAACAAATTGCCACAATGGAGAAAACACCTTTTACTGAAGATAATATTGAAGCCGCAAAAGAAGCTTTATTAAGTTTTCAACCATAA
- a CDS encoding glutamine amidotransferase — MILLIDNYDSFTYNLYHQIAQFGEDIKIIRNDAITVEEIRALQPKAIVISPGPGEPRDAGIVIEMIRDLYKEIPILGICLGHQSIGEAFGATVSRAKNIMHGKTSLLQFEKTGLFAQFEREVEVMRYHSLIIEKQTLHEDFRIVATSADDGEIMAIQHKQYPVYGLQFHPESIGTELGKDMISMFLKKVEVLA; from the coding sequence ATGATTTTACTGATTGATAATTACGATTCATTTACGTATAATCTGTATCACCAAATTGCACAGTTTGGAGAAGACATAAAAATTATTCGAAATGATGCCATCACGGTTGAGGAAATCCGCGCATTGCAGCCGAAAGCAATAGTTATTTCTCCAGGACCCGGGGAACCGAGAGACGCAGGGATTGTCATTGAAATGATCCGCGATCTTTACAAAGAGATTCCGATATTGGGAATCTGCCTCGGCCATCAATCGATTGGCGAAGCGTTTGGTGCAACGGTGAGCCGTGCCAAAAATATTATGCATGGGAAAACGAGCCTGCTGCAGTTTGAAAAAACGGGTTTGTTTGCACAATTTGAACGAGAAGTAGAAGTGATGCGATATCATTCGCTAATCATTGAAAAACAAACATTGCACGAAGATTTCCGCATTGTCGCTACAAGCGCAGATGATGGGGAAATAATGGCCATTCAACATAAGCAATATCCGGTATATGGACTGCAATTCCACCCTGAGTCAATCGGAACAGAACTTGGTAAGGATATGATTAGCATGTTCTTAAAGAAGGTAGAAGTATTAGCATGA
- a CDS encoding anthranilate synthase subunit I: MAVKTDKYVMKQVNGDTYTPISIFESIVGTKKVLFESNAKFKQNGRYSFIAFNPVGELKGNAESGSYSIHNQELKAEQKPVLTLLRELLPIQNKEAPFAFFGGAIGYFGYETAYHFEQIGEIVGDVYNMPDVHVYFYETFIVIDHLLQQVSIVAMDLFQVGHSMDFMQQKVDDIERMMMSSVSYKHTAEIDVQFAPTIKKERFIEMVETAKQHIRKGDIFQVVLSQTFEADYRENALTLYRKLRTSNASPYMFFMEFGDYTVLGTSPESLVKVQKGLVTTNPIAGTKPRGQNAQEDDAIANALLQDEKEIAEHKMLVDLGRNDVGRVAQVGTVAVTKYMEIEKYKYVMHIVSEVTGKLRDDAHLVDVIASSLPAGTVSGAPKIRAMQIINELEKRKRGIYAGAIGYLSTSGDMDLALAIRTMIIKDEKAYVQAGAGIVYDSVPELEYEETLNKAKALLEVRK, from the coding sequence ATGGCAGTAAAGACAGATAAGTATGTAATGAAGCAGGTAAATGGCGATACGTACACGCCTATTTCGATTTTTGAATCGATAGTTGGAACGAAAAAAGTATTATTCGAATCCAATGCAAAATTTAAGCAAAACGGGCGCTATTCCTTCATCGCCTTTAATCCCGTTGGTGAACTGAAAGGGAATGCGGAATCCGGTTCTTATTCTATCCATAATCAGGAGCTGAAGGCAGAGCAGAAACCAGTATTAACTTTGTTGAGGGAGCTATTGCCAATTCAAAATAAAGAAGCTCCATTCGCCTTTTTTGGCGGGGCAATCGGTTATTTTGGCTATGAAACAGCATATCATTTTGAACAAATTGGGGAAATTGTAGGCGATGTATACAATATGCCGGATGTTCATGTTTATTTTTATGAAACATTCATCGTCATCGATCATCTGTTACAGCAAGTATCCATTGTAGCAATGGATCTGTTTCAGGTGGGGCATTCGATGGATTTCATGCAACAAAAAGTGGATGATATCGAACGAATGATGATGTCATCTGTATCATATAAGCACACAGCAGAAATCGATGTACAGTTCGCACCGACAATTAAAAAAGAACGCTTTATTGAAATGGTTGAAACTGCAAAGCAGCATATACGTAAAGGCGACATTTTCCAAGTTGTTTTGTCACAAACATTTGAAGCTGATTACCGTGAAAATGCATTGACGCTTTACCGCAAACTACGGACGTCAAATGCCTCGCCGTATATGTTCTTTATGGAATTTGGGGATTATACGGTTCTTGGCACATCACCGGAAAGTCTCGTGAAAGTTCAAAAAGGGCTTGTCACAACAAATCCAATTGCCGGTACAAAGCCACGTGGACAAAATGCACAGGAAGATGATGCAATCGCAAATGCATTGCTGCAAGACGAAAAGGAAATAGCCGAGCATAAAATGCTTGTTGATTTAGGACGAAATGATGTTGGCCGGGTAGCGCAGGTTGGAACAGTAGCTGTTACAAAATATATGGAAATAGAAAAATATAAATATGTGATGCATATCGTTTCTGAAGTAACAGGTAAATTACGGGACGATGCCCACTTAGTCGATGTCATTGCATCAAGCCTGCCTGCAGGTACTGTATCAGGTGCGCCGAAAATTCGAGCGATGCAAATTATTAATGAGCTGGAAAAGAGAAAGCGCGGAATTTATGCGGGTGCTATTGGATATTTATCGACTTCGGGGGATATGGATTTAGCCCTTGCAATCCGCACAATGATAATAAAAGATGAGAAAGCCTATGTTCAGGCAGGTGCAGGGATTGTTTATGATTCTGTCCCTGAATTGGAATATGAAGAAACGTTAAATAAAGCAAAAGCATTGCTGGAGGTGCGGAAATGA